In the genome of Montipora foliosa isolate CH-2021 chromosome 3, ASM3666993v2, whole genome shotgun sequence, one region contains:
- the LOC137994680 gene encoding uncharacterized protein, whose protein sequence is MFETFIHIFSSKNYKKLEHRINALEKTTWCSETKEEVRQVFTMEYTSSDESSYECDSDREEAELAAYKVKHLSWERSKLTDAKTILDEIYLRSLSARVRRSLVPRIPHSEDSEREVPQNVVGWAVRRPASTARRALITSATVMSSSSDSCNPLASSTPRVERQNRV, encoded by the coding sequence AAACTTGAGCACAGAATTAATGCTCTTGAAAAGACTACTTGGTGTAGTGAGACAAAAGAGGAAGTAAGGCAGGTCTTCACAATGGAGTACACCAGCTCAGATGAGAGCAGTTATGAATGTGATTCAGATAGGGAGGAAGCAGAACTCGCTGCATACAAAGTGAAGCATCTTTCGTGGGAGCGGTCTAAATTAACAGATGCGAAGACAATCTTGGACGAAATTTATTTAAGATCCTTGTCTGCAAGAGTACGGCGCAGCCTCGTTCCAAGAATTCCACATTCTGAGGATTCAGAAAGAGAAGTCCCACAAAATGTGGTTGGTTGGGCTGTAAGGAGGCCAGCATCTACAGCAAGGAGAGCGTTGATCACCTCAGCTACAGTGATGTCCTCGAGTAGTGACAGTTGCAATCCACTTGCCTCTAGTACTCCTCGAGTGGAGAGGCAGAACCGCGTGTGA